The Psychrobacter sp. P11G3 genomic interval TACTGTGATTCCACGTGTGCGTCCTCATACGCCATTGCTTGATGCAATTGATACACCCACTGACCTCAGCACGCTTTCGGCTGCCAAGCTTATTACGCTGGCTGATGAATTGCGCCTTTTTCTATTATATTCAGCTGGTCAGAGCGGTGGGCATTTTGGTGCCAATTTGGGCGTGGTTGAGCTGACCATAGTATTGCATTATTTGTTAGAGACGCCGCAAGACCAAATCGTCTGGGACGTGGGTCATCAAGCCTATGCTCATAAAGTACTGACCGGTCGCCGTGAGCAGCTAGGCACTATCAGATCTAAAGATGGTCTGACAGCATTTCCTGAGCGTGCAGAGTCTGTCTACGATACATTTGGCGTTGGGCATTCATCGACCTCTATTTCAGCTGGTCTGGGTATGAGCCTCGCACTGCGTTATCAAGGCCGCGAGCAAACGGTTGCTTGCATCATCGGCGATGGTGCGATGACAGGTGGTATGGCATTTGAGGCCATGAATGACGCAGTACAGCAAGATGCTGATTTGTTAGTCATCCTAAACGATAATGATATGTCGATATCATGCTCTATTGGTGGATTTTCACGACATTTAGCCATGCTTTGGGAGTCAGGTTATCAAGTTGATATCTCTGAGTCAGGTGAGCCAGTACTCTGCCGCCGTCCTGATATGCAGGCGTTCGATCGCCGCAAGCGTCATAAAGAGATGCGCGATGTGCCACAGTTAGAAGATAACTTATTCAAAGCGATTGGTTTTACTTATTTTGGTCCTTTTGATGGGCATAATATCCCTGAGCTACTGCGCGTATTGTCACTGGCGAAGCAAGTAAAAGGCCCAGTATTGGTACATATCTATACGACTAAGGGTAAAGGGTTTGCACCAGCAGAATTAGACCCAGTGGGCTATCACGCAATCAGTAAATTGCCAGTCGAAAATCATAAAGACCATGAAGCGTCTAAAGCTGATTCTATAGAGCAGCTAAAAAAACAACCAAGTACAAAGCCAGCGTTAAAATATTCGCAAGTGTTTGGCCAGTTCTTATGTGATAAAGCAGATGAAGACGACAAGCTACTAGCTGTCACCCCTGCCATGGAAGAAGGCTCAGGGATGACGGACTTTGCTCGTCATTTCCCAGAGCGTTTTTTTGATGTGGCCATTGCTGAGCAACATGCTGTCACGCTAGCAGCTGGGATGGCAACTCAAGGCGTCAAACCTATTGTCGCGATTTATTCAACGTTCTTACAGCGTGGATATGATCAGCTGATTCATGACGTGGCTTTACAGAATCTCGATGTAATGTTTGCCATAGATCGAGCGGGTTTAGTCGGTGAAGACGGTGCCACGCATGCTGGCGTGTTTGATTTTGGATTTTTACGTTGTGTACCTAATATGGTGATTGCAGCGCCAAAAGATGAGAACGAATGCTACCATTTGCTCAATACTTGCTATGAGTATCCAGGCTGTACGGCGGTACGCTATCCGCGTGGTACAGGCACAGGTGCTGATATTAAGCAACCAGCCCAAACTTATAAAGTTGGCAAATCAGTTGTTGAGTCAGTATTAGGTAAAGCTGATGCACCTTACAAATTGGCACTATTGGCCTTTGGTACGATGGTCGCGACTGCTCAGCAAGCCGCAGAAACTCTAACAAATAACGATGCAGCGTTAGATTGCCAGATACAGGTGGTCAATATGCGCTGGGTAAAACCGCTAGATACAGCAATGCTCGAAACGTTATTAGCGCAAGGGGTCACTCATATAGCAACCCTAGAAGAGCACATGATTATGGGCGGCGCGGGTAGTGCAGTGAATGAATATTTACTCAATGAATCGGCTGCCTTTAAGCAAAGTCGTCCAGCTATTGCTAATATCGGTATTCCTGATCGTTTTATTGCTCATGGCTCCCAAGCAGAGCAGTTAGCTGACTGTGGTCTAGATGTCGAGGGCGTGACTAAACAGCTTAAAATATTTTTATCGTAAGCGTTACAATATTATTTTAAAAAATTAATGCGCTAAAAAGGCATGAATTAAAACTGATATAAGCTCTTTAAACAGAGCAAACACCTGCTAGCCGTAGGTGCTAACTTTTTTACAACTTGCGCAGTTTAGATGATCGCCAAAGTACTGGCTTGGTCAGCGTAACGGTTTTTTCGTTTTTATCGAACAATTTTAGTATAATGCGGGTGTCTTTTATAAGTTTTCGTTTATAAGAGACACGTTTTTAATCGCATAGATGTGGTGTGATGCGGCGGCTGTTTGGCATGTTGTGGGCACAAAGTTAGTCTTATTTTTTATATTCATTCATCAAGCAAATAGGTTATTTATGGAACCCATGGTCGTCATCGCAGCGCGTACTGCTGAAAAAGTTGGTAAAGAGATTTTATATGCGCATCAAAACCGCCACAAAATCGAGTTAGATATCGAGTCTAAAGGACTTGATGGTCTGGTTACCCGCATTGATCGCTTTAGCGAAGAGCTCACTATTGAGACGCTAAAAGCCAGCTATCCTAATCATTCATTTTTGGGTGAAGAGTTCGGTATGCAAGAAGGTCGCGGCGAAGATGCTGACTGGTGCTGGATTATCGATCCACTAGATGGCACTAAGAACTTTGTCCACGGTGTACCGCAGTTCTGCGTATCTATCGCTGTACAGCATAAAGGTGTCACCCAACATGGTGTGGTCTATGATCCTGTTCGTGATGAGATGTTCTCAGCGAGCCGCGGTAAAGGCGCGCGTTTGAACAATCGCCGTATGCAAGTGAGCGAACGCAAAACCATTGATGGTGGTTTCTTTACGACCGGTCATCCACTTGAACGTAAGCGCAATGGCGAAGTTATCTCTTATGCTAAACAGCACTTTGAGAGCTTACAGAAGATATCTGAAGCAGGTGGTCAGGTACGTCGTATGGGTTCAGCTGCGCTTGACTTGTGCTATGTTGCTGCTGGTCGTTTCGACGGTTATTTTGAGATGTCTATCAAGCCTTGGGACATCGCTGCAGGCGAGCTTATCGTAACTGAAGCACGCGGTGTGGTGGTTGATCATACTGGCGCGCACAACTCTATGACATCAGGCTCTATCTTCGCTTGTAATGTGAAATTGCTCAAGCCATTGATGCAAACAGTTGTACCAATCTGGGGTGACGCAATCTAAACGTTAACCTCGTTGGTATTAACGTTTAGCGCCTAGATATAGTTAATATCTAGATTAAATATGAATGAAAAAAGCTGGTTCCGTTATGGAGCCAGCTTTTTTGTTTTATCGTTACCTTTATTGCCTGCTTTATCTTCGACGGTAATACCTTTGAATGCTAATTCTTTACTGGTAGTTTCTAGCAGCTGCAACTCTTCTTCTATCAGCATCAGCATATCTTGTACACGCGGTAACGCCTTGCTACAAGCGGTGATACCAAACTCAATCTTATCTAGATAACTGGCTAAGGTGATATTCATCGCTTGACCATTAAAGACGATAGAAGCGGGGTACAATGATTGCAAACGAGCACCATTCCAGTACAGTGGTTTTTCAGAGCCAGGTACGTTAGAAATAATTAGGTTAAATGCCTGCTTTCTAGGAAACAGTCCTGTCGCCAAATTAATGCCTTGCCACGCGTATGAGACGATACTGTAGTTAATGACCTGCGCTTGGTTCATGCGGCGAAAGCGACGTTTGCCATGATTCATACTACGATGGATAAGCTCTATTCTGCGCAGTGGATTGTCCAAATGCGTACCCAAGTTTGCCAATACAAATGACAGCTGGTTGCCCGAGATACTGTTATCTGTACGCAGTGACATCGGTACAAAGGCAATCAACGGTTTGTTCGGTAGCGCATCCATTGAGATTAGATAACGACGAATAGCACCTGCACAGACCGCCAGTACCACATCGTTTCTACTAATTTTGAGCCTTTCGGCGATATCGTTAAACCGTTTTATATCATAAGACTGTGCGGCTATACGTCGTGAAGCTGATATACGTTTATTCAGGATACTCATCGGTGCGTCAAAAGTACCGACGTACCCTTCATCACCGTAGTTTTTCACATTATCTAGCAGTTCTGTAAATACAGGTTTGATGGTAGATATCTGCTCTTTTATGATGCCCCTGATAGATCGTTCGGCAGGCAAGATAGCGTTTACTTGGTTACGATGGCGCGCCATCAACGACCAGACAGGAAGGGTAACTGGTTCGGTTGGCGATTGTGATAAGGACTTTTGAACCAAACGCATCGCTGCGATGCCATCAACCAAAGAGTGATGAATCTTAAAATACCATGCAAAACGTTCAGGTCCACCTTCGACTTCTGGCTGGATACCTTCGATAACATGACATTCCCACAAAGGCATGGCACGATCTAATAAACGTCCATGTTCTCTTGAGACGTACATCAATAGTTCACGTACGCGTCCAGGACTTGGTAGCGCAACATGATGCAGATGATGCTCGACATCAAAATCTTTGTCTTTTTTCCAAAAGGCTAGATGCTCAAGTACTTGATTAAAAGGAAAGCTGGGCGGCACATCAGACTCTTGCATTTGTTTTACCAATTGATAGACAAAATCGCTATCCGCATTGTCTGGTAATTCAAATACAAACAGTCCACCAACGTGCATGGGCTGTTTACGCGACTCAAGAAGTAGAAACAACTGGTCGACTGCTGTGAGAAGTCGCATAATAAATCCTTTTATGACGATAAGTGTTATGTGAAAATTATAATAAGTAGATTTTCAATCAAATAACATTTTTTATTATTTTATAGAGCGTGTTAAGCAATCAACCATAGCACTGACAGCGCTATACGTAAATACTCAACACGCTCTATTATGATATGTCATTTATACTTTAATTTATTGAAAGAAATACCCAGTTTGTGGTGAGCTAGCAGTAGCCATCTTACGCATTGGCATACGACCTGCCAAAAACGCAGCGCGACCTGCCCATATAGCATGTTTCATTGCATGTGCCATCATTACTGGATTTTGCGCATTGGCAATGGCTGAGTTCATCAGTACGCCATCACAGCCAAGCTCCATTGCAAGTGCAGCATCAGACGCAGTACCGACACCAGCGTCAACCAATACGGGTACTTTGGCATTTTCGATTATTAAGCTAAGTGTATGACGATTAAGTAGACCAAGCCCAGACCCAATCAAGCTGCCAAGTGGCATAATAGCGACACAGCCCATGCTTTCTAATTCTTGTGCGACGATAGGGTCGTCTGACGTATAAACCATCACTTCAAAACCATCATCGATCAATACTTTTGCGGCTTTCAAAGTTTCCATAACGTTTGGATATAAGGTTTTCTCATCACCCAATACCTCAAGCTTAACCAAGTTATGCCCACCCAATAACTCGCGAGCAAGCTTACAAGTGCGAATGGCTGTTTCGGCGTCAAAGCAGCCAGCAGTATTCGGTAATATCGTATATTTATCAGGTGAAATCACATCTAATAAGTTAGGCTCATCACTATTTTGTCCAATATTGACACGGCGAATGGCGACGGTCACGATTTCGGCTGCTGAAGCGGCAATAGCTTCTCCAGTCTCTGTCATGTCTTTATACTTGCCAGTACCAACCAGCAGACGCGAAGAAAAGGTACGGCTACCGACAGTAAAGGTATCTTGTAAAAGTGGTGTTGGATGAGTAGTGCTAACGTTCTCTGACATAACGGAAAATCCTAATATCGAGCGGGAGAAGGGGACAGACAAAATATGATGGGTAATCTAAGCAATCTAAAAGGTGTAATAGACAATGGCAAGCTGTCAGCAAAAAAAGGCATGATATGCTAACTCTGATAGTAATAATATGTGCTAGGCGAGATATATAAAGCGCCAGTCACATAAAATAATACCCGTCTAAAACAAAATGCTATTATAACAAACTCATGCAACCTTACTGGCAGTCTTTTTTG includes:
- a CDS encoding thiazole synthase → MSENVSTTHPTPLLQDTFTVGSRTFSSRLLVGTGKYKDMTETGEAIAASAAEIVTVAIRRVNIGQNSDEPNLLDVISPDKYTILPNTAGCFDAETAIRTCKLARELLGGHNLVKLEVLGDEKTLYPNVMETLKAAKVLIDDGFEVMVYTSDDPIVAQELESMGCVAIMPLGSLIGSGLGLLNRHTLSLIIENAKVPVLVDAGVGTASDAALAMELGCDGVLMNSAIANAQNPVMMAHAMKHAIWAGRAAFLAGRMPMRKMATASSPQTGYFFQ
- the dxs gene encoding 1-deoxy-D-xylulose-5-phosphate synthase; its protein translation is MQQSPHSPKSQSLSTSVLDSAAQLSSLQQTYTVIPRVRPHTPLLDAIDTPTDLSTLSAAKLITLADELRLFLLYSAGQSGGHFGANLGVVELTIVLHYLLETPQDQIVWDVGHQAYAHKVLTGRREQLGTIRSKDGLTAFPERAESVYDTFGVGHSSTSISAGLGMSLALRYQGREQTVACIIGDGAMTGGMAFEAMNDAVQQDADLLVILNDNDMSISCSIGGFSRHLAMLWESGYQVDISESGEPVLCRRPDMQAFDRRKRHKEMRDVPQLEDNLFKAIGFTYFGPFDGHNIPELLRVLSLAKQVKGPVLVHIYTTKGKGFAPAELDPVGYHAISKLPVENHKDHEASKADSIEQLKKQPSTKPALKYSQVFGQFLCDKADEDDKLLAVTPAMEEGSGMTDFARHFPERFFDVAIAEQHAVTLAAGMATQGVKPIVAIYSTFLQRGYDQLIHDVALQNLDVMFAIDRAGLVGEDGATHAGVFDFGFLRCVPNMVIAAPKDENECYHLLNTCYEYPGCTAVRYPRGTGTGADIKQPAQTYKVGKSVVESVLGKADAPYKLALLAFGTMVATAQQAAETLTNNDAALDCQIQVVNMRWVKPLDTAMLETLLAQGVTHIATLEEHMIMGGAGSAVNEYLLNESAAFKQSRPAIANIGIPDRFIAHGSQAEQLADCGLDVEGVTKQLKIFLS
- a CDS encoding inositol monophosphatase family protein, whose amino-acid sequence is MEPMVVIAARTAEKVGKEILYAHQNRHKIELDIESKGLDGLVTRIDRFSEELTIETLKASYPNHSFLGEEFGMQEGRGEDADWCWIIDPLDGTKNFVHGVPQFCVSIAVQHKGVTQHGVVYDPVRDEMFSASRGKGARLNNRRMQVSERKTIDGGFFTTGHPLERKRNGEVISYAKQHFESLQKISEAGGQVRRMGSAALDLCYVAAGRFDGYFEMSIKPWDIAAGELIVTEARGVVVDHTGAHNSMTSGSIFACNVKLLKPLMQTVVPIWGDAI
- a CDS encoding WS/DGAT/MGAT family O-acyltransferase; protein product: MRLLTAVDQLFLLLESRKQPMHVGGLFVFELPDNADSDFVYQLVKQMQESDVPPSFPFNQVLEHLAFWKKDKDFDVEHHLHHVALPSPGRVRELLMYVSREHGRLLDRAMPLWECHVIEGIQPEVEGGPERFAWYFKIHHSLVDGIAAMRLVQKSLSQSPTEPVTLPVWSLMARHRNQVNAILPAERSIRGIIKEQISTIKPVFTELLDNVKNYGDEGYVGTFDAPMSILNKRISASRRIAAQSYDIKRFNDIAERLKISRNDVVLAVCAGAIRRYLISMDALPNKPLIAFVPMSLRTDNSISGNQLSFVLANLGTHLDNPLRRIELIHRSMNHGKRRFRRMNQAQVINYSIVSYAWQGINLATGLFPRKQAFNLIISNVPGSEKPLYWNGARLQSLYPASIVFNGQAMNITLASYLDKIEFGITACSKALPRVQDMLMLIEEELQLLETTSKELAFKGITVEDKAGNKGNDKTKKLAP